GTTTTGGCACACGAGGTAGAGGTTCATTGCTGTCTTTTACCTGGACAACAGCAACTATGATCATTACACTTTTTTTGCACCTACAGCTATCAACTCCACTGCTTCCACTGGTGAAGAGTATGGCATAACCTCTTTTAGGACACAAATAAGTACATGCTGAAGGGTTTGATTTCAGTCAAGACAGAGGGAAAGCAACATCAGAAATCACTAGCGTTCCACTGGACACTGGGGCAGGAAACAAAGACCAGCTGGGTCTCATCCCTTTCTCTAGTTTCTAAGCCTGTAGAAGTCCTGTGTTTCAGTCTGACATGAAACCAACAGCTGTCTCTAGTCTCTATAATAAGCATCTGCCATGTTCACCATGTCCTTTCACATTTCTGAAAGTTCCAGTcatttaatagattttttttcagcttttcagtgaCTCTGCTCTGTGATCCAGTGGATGCCAACAAAGACGTTGGGCTGTTATTTACTGTTAACTTCAGTGAGAAATCCATCACCCGAAATGCACGAATTGCTGGGAaatggggaagagaagagaagactaTTCCTTACTTTCCATTTACAGCAGGCGACACGTTCAAGGTAATTTTTCAGGCAGTATCAATAGGGTAGAGAAAAGGAGGGGAGAAAAGCTGAAGGCTATGTATATGACCACAAACAGCCAGCCACTGACACTGCAAGGTTAACTAGTCTAGTATGGCACAGACAACAACAGTTCAAGCCCAGATGGGAAAGATGCATCCCTTTCTCTAATCATGGTGAGAGTACCCACTGGAGCTTTGCAGTATCATCTCAGAAAACAGTAGGTTATTTATTAGGTCCATTTCAGAAGAACTGGTAGACTTTCTGCTTTGCTATTCCCATAACATTTAGTTCTAAGCCCGTGCCGTTGAAATCAGCCAGGCTGCGGATCCCTAACACACTTCCCTGTCCTTTTCCACTGCAGATGGAGCTCTTATGTGAACACCAGCAAATACGAGTCTTGCTTGATGGACGGCAGCTCTGTGACTTCAC
This genomic stretch from Cinclus cinclus chromosome 6, bCinCin1.1, whole genome shotgun sequence harbors:
- the LOC134045376 gene encoding galectin-related protein A-like isoform X1 is translated as MTEERCAKVEQYVGEIKGGLRPTMKLTIIGMVHSRPKSFSVTLLCDPVDANKDVGLLFTVNFSEKSITRNARIAGKWGREEKTIPYFPFTAGDTFKMELLCEHQQIRVLLDGRQLCDFTHRIQPLNLVKALRISGDIKLTKVA
- the LOC134045376 gene encoding galectin-related protein A-like isoform X2; translated protein: MKLTIIGMVHSRPKSFSVTLLCDPVDANKDVGLLFTVNFSEKSITRNARIAGKWGREEKTIPYFPFTAGDTFKMELLCEHQQIRVLLDGRQLCDFTHRIQPLNLVKALRISGDIKLTKVA